The Candidatus Kryptobacter tengchongensis genome contains a region encoding:
- a CDS encoding glutamate dehydrogenase (NAD(P)+): MSYKEPAPIPDKENPFESMMKRFDKAAEILQLEKGVYEFLKTPALQVIVSIPIQMDDGRIQVFEGYRVIHNYALGPAKGGIRYAPDVTLDEVKALAAWMTWKCAVMDIPFGGAKGAVKCDPKKLTKVELEKITRRYTANLLDIIGPDKDIPAPDLNTDEQIMAWIMDTYSMHVRRTERAVVTGKPLILGGSPGRREATGRGVMIVTLAAMEKLKLNPKKSTAVVQGFGNVGSISAKLLAERGLKIIAISDITGGYYNKKGIDVEKAIQYVQKNPDRTLEGFNGGEKITNEELLELECDVLIPAAREDQITKYNAPRIKAKLIVEGANGPTTASADPILEDKGILVVPDIVANAGGVTVSYFEWVQDRMGFYWTIETVNERLERMMLTAFENVYNCAKSYNVSLRLGAYILAVDKVAKTLKLRGIYG, encoded by the coding sequence ATGTCATACAAAGAACCTGCCCCAATTCCGGATAAGGAAAATCCGTTTGAATCAATGATGAAGAGATTTGATAAAGCTGCTGAGATACTTCAACTTGAAAAAGGTGTTTATGAATTTTTAAAAACGCCAGCTTTACAGGTTATTGTCTCAATACCAATTCAAATGGATGATGGAAGAATCCAAGTTTTTGAAGGTTATCGTGTGATCCATAACTATGCTCTTGGTCCTGCTAAGGGTGGAATAAGGTATGCTCCAGATGTTACTCTTGATGAGGTCAAAGCTCTTGCTGCATGGATGACATGGAAGTGTGCTGTGATGGATATACCTTTTGGCGGGGCAAAGGGGGCTGTGAAGTGCGATCCCAAAAAATTAACCAAAGTTGAACTTGAAAAAATAACGCGAAGATATACCGCAAACCTTCTTGACATAATCGGACCTGACAAGGATATACCCGCACCTGACCTTAACACAGACGAGCAGATAATGGCTTGGATAATGGATACTTACAGTATGCATGTCAGAAGAACTGAAAGAGCAGTTGTTACCGGGAAGCCACTTATACTTGGTGGTTCCCCTGGCAGACGGGAAGCAACGGGGCGGGGCGTTATGATAGTTACCCTTGCTGCGATGGAAAAATTAAAACTTAACCCCAAAAAATCAACAGCTGTTGTTCAAGGCTTTGGAAATGTTGGTTCCATCTCAGCAAAGCTTTTAGCAGAACGCGGTCTTAAAATCATCGCTATAAGCGATATAACAGGAGGATATTACAATAAGAAGGGAATTGATGTTGAAAAAGCTATCCAGTATGTTCAGAAAAATCCAGACAGAACGCTTGAAGGTTTTAATGGCGGTGAGAAAATTACAAATGAGGAGTTACTTGAACTTGAATGCGATGTTTTGATTCCAGCTGCTCGTGAAGATCAGATAACAAAGTATAATGCTCCAAGGATAAAAGCGAAATTAATAGTTGAAGGTGCAAATGGTCCAACAACCGCAAGCGCTGACCCAATCCTTGAAGATAAAGGAATACTTGTCGTTCCTGATATAGTCGCAAATGCAGGTGGAGTTACTGTCTCATATTTTGAGTGGGTGCAAGATAGAATGGGATTTTATTGGACAATTGAAACAGTAAATGAACGCCTTGAAAGGATGATGCTTACTGCTTTTGAAAATGTTTATAATTGCGCAAAAAGTTATAATGTATCATTGCGACTTGGAGCTTATATACTTGCGGTTGATAAAGTTGCTAAAACTTTGAAACTCCGTGGAATTTATGGCTGA
- a CDS encoding 4a-hydroxytetrahydrobiopterin dehydratase — translation MKLTKSELENRLKNLNGWVYSETSDAIVKEFKFKDFREAMAFVLRVAFEAEELDHHPDIFISYNRVNLSLRTHSENGVTEKDFKIAEKIDKIE, via the coding sequence ATGAAACTTACTAAATCCGAATTAGAAAATAGATTGAAAAACTTAAACGGCTGGGTTTATAGCGAGACAAGTGATGCGATCGTTAAAGAATTTAAATTTAAAGACTTTCGTGAAGCGATGGCTTTTGTGTTAAGAGTTGCATTTGAAGCGGAAGAGCTTGATCATCACCCGGACATTTTTATTTCATATAATCGTGTTAATCTTTCCTTAAGAACTCATAGTGAAAATGGTGTAACCGAAAAGGATTTTAAGATAGCGGAGAAAATTGACAAAATTGAGTAA
- a CDS encoding ABC-2 type transport system ATP-binding protein: MLKVENLRKTFSDVVAVDGVSFEVNRGEIFGLLGPNGAGKTTTIRMILDIIKPDYGVIKFDGKEINDEIKSKIGYLPEERGLYRKTKVFETILYFAQLKGIEKKTALERARYWLKRFGLIDRVNSKIEELSKGNQQKIQIIISILHDPELVILDEPFAGLDPVNQELLKEVLLELRDKGKAIIFSTHQMDQVEKLCDSICLINKGKPVLSGSLTEVKSKFGKNTIHIEFEGDADVLKYLTGVKKVNIYPNYAEITLEDGMSSTDVLRELIKYMNLKKFEVKEPSLHSIFIDVVSRGVVQG; encoded by the coding sequence ATGCTTAAAGTTGAAAACCTAAGAAAAACTTTCTCGGATGTCGTTGCTGTTGATGGTGTATCGTTTGAGGTGAACCGTGGTGAGATATTTGGACTACTTGGTCCAAACGGCGCTGGAAAGACGACCACAATAAGAATGATACTTGACATAATTAAGCCAGACTATGGAGTGATAAAATTTGACGGGAAAGAAATTAACGATGAGATCAAAAGTAAAATTGGATATTTGCCCGAAGAAAGAGGTCTTTACAGAAAAACAAAAGTCTTTGAAACAATTCTTTACTTTGCACAGCTGAAAGGGATTGAGAAAAAAACAGCGCTTGAAAGAGCAAGGTATTGGCTCAAAAGGTTTGGCTTGATTGATAGAGTAAACAGCAAAATTGAGGAACTATCCAAGGGGAATCAGCAGAAGATTCAAATTATAATTTCAATTCTCCACGATCCCGAGCTCGTGATACTTGATGAACCGTTTGCAGGACTTGACCCAGTTAATCAAGAACTGCTGAAAGAGGTTTTGCTTGAGTTGAGAGATAAGGGTAAGGCAATCATTTTTTCAACGCATCAGATGGATCAAGTTGAGAAGTTGTGTGATTCAATTTGTCTTATAAACAAGGGAAAACCTGTTCTTTCGGGTTCACTCACAGAGGTCAAAAGTAAATTTGGGAAAAATACAATTCATATTGAGTTTGAAGGTGATGCTGATGTTTTGAAATATCTAACTGGAGTGAAAAAGGTGAATATATACCCGAACTATGCCGAAATAACACTTGAAGATGGTATGAGTTCAACTGATGTTTTAAGGGAATTGATCAAATATATGAACTTGAAGAAATTTGAGGTGAAAGAACCATCATTGCATTCAATTTTTATTGATGTTGTATCTCGTGGTGTGGTTCAGGGCTAA
- a CDS encoding DNA-binding transcriptional response regulator, NtrC family, contains REC, AAA-type ATPase, and a Fis-type DNA-binding domains, whose amino-acid sequence MKFKVMVIDDDELFNQSITQVLNDSGYNVASYLSGEEALKNLQNERPDIILLDIFLKGENGLDILKKIKQEEPTLPVLMITAYSDVNLAVQAIKLGADDFILKPLDFEQLEIAMQKAVKNLKLQREVQQLKETLAEHAGEYRLIGQSKGFLEALQLAEKYSISEDTTVLITGETGTGKELIARYIHEKSPRKDGPFIAINCGAIPKDLVESELFGYERGAFTGATEKMKQGKFELAHGGTLLLDEIGELNPEAQVKLLRVLQDKKFYRLGGTKEISVNVRVIASTNKNLKEEVEAGRFRSDLYYRLNVATIHLPPLRERKEDIPLLVMSFIDEFNRKFRKNFSDIDEKALEILKSYPWPGNIRELRNTIERVILIENDTKIKPEHLKHLQVPKVDFESNDESDFVLKIPPNGITMDKVLRELIIQTLRMTNGNQVQAAKILGISRSKLRYRMEQLKIEQRKILK is encoded by the coding sequence ATGAAGTTCAAAGTTATGGTGATTGATGATGACGAGCTTTTTAATCAATCCATAACACAGGTTTTGAATGATTCAGGATATAATGTTGCTTCGTATCTATCTGGGGAGGAAGCATTGAAAAATCTGCAGAATGAGCGACCTGATATAATTTTGCTTGATATTTTTTTGAAAGGTGAAAATGGACTTGACATTTTGAAAAAAATCAAGCAGGAAGAACCCACTCTTCCAGTTCTTATGATAACAGCTTATTCCGATGTAAACCTTGCGGTTCAGGCGATAAAACTTGGAGCGGATGATTTCATACTCAAACCCCTTGATTTTGAACAGCTTGAAATTGCCATGCAAAAAGCAGTTAAAAATCTCAAACTTCAGCGTGAGGTCCAACAGTTAAAGGAGACACTTGCAGAACATGCAGGGGAATATCGCCTAATCGGGCAAAGCAAGGGATTTCTTGAGGCTTTGCAGCTTGCAGAAAAATACTCAATTAGCGAAGATACAACCGTTTTAATAACGGGGGAAACAGGAACAGGTAAGGAGCTTATTGCAAGATATATTCACGAAAAAAGCCCGAGGAAAGATGGACCGTTTATTGCCATAAATTGTGGAGCGATACCAAAAGATTTGGTTGAAAGCGAACTTTTTGGATATGAACGCGGGGCATTTACAGGTGCAACTGAAAAAATGAAACAGGGAAAATTTGAACTCGCACATGGCGGAACGCTTCTACTTGACGAAATAGGTGAGCTAAACCCCGAAGCACAGGTTAAATTATTACGAGTCCTCCAGGATAAAAAGTTCTATAGGCTTGGCGGAACAAAAGAAATATCAGTTAATGTCAGGGTTATCGCTTCAACAAATAAAAACCTCAAAGAAGAAGTAGAAGCAGGCAGATTCAGAAGTGATCTTTATTACCGTTTGAACGTAGCAACGATACATCTTCCACCACTTCGCGAAAGAAAAGAGGATATACCGCTTCTTGTGATGAGCTTTATTGATGAATTTAATAGAAAATTTAGAAAAAACTTTAGCGATATTGATGAAAAAGCACTTGAGATTTTAAAATCATATCCGTGGCCTGGGAATATCCGTGAACTTCGCAACACAATAGAGAGAGTAATACTTATTGAAAATGACACAAAGATAAAACCTGAACACCTAAAACATCTTCAGGTTCCAAAAGTTGATTTTGAATCCAACGACGAAAGCGATTTTGTTCTTAAAATTCCTCCCAACGGAATAACTATGGATAAAGTTTTGCGTGAGCTTATAATTCAAACATTGAGGATGACAAACGGAAATCAAGTTCAAGCAGCAAAAATCCTCGGGATCAGTCGTTCAAAATTAAGATATAGAATGGAACAATTAAAAATTGAACAAAGAAAAATCTTAAAATAA
- a CDS encoding Major Facilitator Superfamily protein, producing the protein MSSLDIDSSRRGMKYSIIEGSFATVFIVLSTGAFLTGYALMLGANEFIIGLIGAIPFISQTMQILGSYLLKRYKSPQKLSIIASIFNRWIWVVLIFLPFLNLGSEIKILIFLLTLLISFSSGSILANIWTTWIGEIVPKSVWGKYFGKRTAYNNIVNVAIFFISALILDDLKKIDIKIGYLVITSICFISGVITTFLFKHHPDVKFELEGGGSLRDEILKPLRDKNFRSFILFFAQWNFAVGISAPFMTFHMLKNLNVSFSTIAIFNMLTMVLNIFLSQWWGKLIDKFGAKNVLMFNASNIAYIPILWLLATPDFLLPLYIDAIMVGIAWSGFNLAAFNIPLSKAPKENRSTYVAVLSISSGFGYLFASMLAGYIATLLKEFSFEIFGLKFINLHILFFISFILRILGAIKLMKIPEAESKPFLAMIDSISTAIFRVFISLESIITNSKDKDEG; encoded by the coding sequence ATGTCGTCGCTTGATATAGATTCGTCTCGTCGTGGGATGAAATATTCAATCATTGAGGGAAGTTTCGCAACGGTTTTTATAGTTCTTTCAACGGGTGCATTTTTGACAGGTTATGCTTTAATGCTTGGTGCCAATGAATTTATTATTGGGTTAATTGGTGCGATTCCGTTTATATCGCAGACGATGCAAATTTTGGGTTCTTATCTTTTAAAAAGGTACAAAAGCCCTCAAAAGCTTTCCATCATTGCGAGCATATTTAATCGCTGGATCTGGGTTGTCTTGATTTTTTTGCCGTTTTTAAATCTTGGATCTGAAATAAAAATTTTAATTTTTCTTTTAACTCTTCTTATTTCTTTCTCGTCTGGGAGCATTCTTGCAAACATTTGGACAACCTGGATAGGGGAAATTGTCCCCAAAAGTGTTTGGGGTAAATACTTTGGCAAGAGAACTGCTTATAATAATATCGTCAATGTTGCAATTTTCTTCATCTCTGCCCTCATACTTGATGATTTAAAGAAGATAGACATAAAGATTGGATATCTTGTCATAACATCAATTTGTTTTATAAGTGGTGTCATTACGACATTTTTATTCAAACATCACCCTGATGTAAAATTTGAGTTGGAGGGTGGGGGTTCGTTGAGGGACGAGATTTTAAAGCCGTTAAGAGATAAGAATTTTCGCAGTTTTATTTTGTTTTTCGCTCAGTGGAATTTTGCGGTTGGGATTTCTGCGCCATTTATGACTTTTCATATGCTGAAGAATTTAAATGTTAGTTTTTCAACTATCGCAATTTTCAATATGTTGACGATGGTGCTTAACATTTTTTTATCCCAGTGGTGGGGAAAGCTAATTGATAAGTTTGGCGCTAAAAATGTGCTTATGTTCAATGCCTCAAACATCGCATATATACCCATTCTTTGGCTTCTTGCCACACCTGATTTTCTTTTGCCACTTTATATTGATGCTATAATGGTTGGGATTGCGTGGAGCGGATTTAATCTTGCTGCGTTTAACATACCTTTATCAAAAGCCCCTAAAGAAAATCGTTCAACTTATGTGGCGGTGCTTTCAATTTCATCTGGCTTCGGTTATTTATTTGCTTCTATGCTTGCTGGATATATTGCAACTTTGCTTAAGGAATTCTCGTTTGAGATATTTGGTTTAAAATTTATAAATCTTCACATTTTGTTTTTTATCTCGTTCATTTTGAGGATATTGGGCGCAATAAAGTTGATGAAGATTCCAGAGGCGGAGTCAAAACCATTTTTGGCTATGATTGATTCAATAAGCACCGCGATTTTCAGGGTTTTCATAAGTCTTGAAAGTATAATTACGAATTCAAAGGATAAAGATGAGGGATAA
- a CDS encoding asparaginyl-tRNA synthetase, with product MAPEVYIENLSNYVGKEVKIYGWVYNKRSSGKIRFVLVRDGTGILQCVMAKGETPDEVFDKYDILTQETSLIVSGIVNEDKRAPGGYELHIKDIQVIHIAQDYPITPKEHGVDFLMDHRHLWLRSRRPHAILRIRHRLVKAIREFFDSKGFILIDAPILTPAACEGTTTLFETDYFDLGKAYLSQSGQLYVEAAAMAFGKVYCFGPTFRAEKSKTRRHLTEFWMVEPEVAFYELEDIMNLAEEFVEYIVGRVLETSKKEFEILERNTEPLEKIKRPFPRISYNEAVEILKKNGVDFQWGNDFGNTDETIISQQFDKPVIVHHYPAAVKAFYMKRDPDDETYALAFDMLAPEGYGEIIGGSQREDDYDTLLKRIKEHNLPVEAFDWYLDLRKYGSVPHSGFGLGVERTLAWICGLDHVRETIPFPRMIYRIKP from the coding sequence ATGGCTCCCGAGGTTTATATTGAGAACTTATCCAATTATGTTGGTAAGGAGGTAAAAATTTACGGCTGGGTTTATAATAAAAGATCAAGCGGAAAAATTCGTTTTGTTCTTGTTCGTGATGGGACGGGGATTTTACAATGTGTGATGGCAAAAGGAGAAACACCGGATGAAGTCTTTGATAAATACGATATTTTGACCCAGGAAACATCTCTTATTGTAAGTGGGATTGTAAATGAAGATAAAAGAGCCCCTGGTGGCTACGAACTTCACATAAAAGATATTCAGGTAATTCATATAGCACAGGATTATCCTATAACCCCGAAAGAGCATGGGGTTGATTTTCTAATGGATCACAGGCACCTTTGGCTTAGATCAAGGAGACCACATGCAATTTTAAGGATAAGACATCGCCTTGTTAAAGCAATAAGGGAATTCTTTGATTCTAAAGGATTTATTTTAATTGATGCACCAATTCTGACTCCAGCAGCGTGTGAAGGAACGACAACCCTTTTTGAGACGGATTACTTTGACCTCGGGAAAGCCTACCTTTCCCAATCTGGACAATTATATGTTGAGGCAGCTGCGATGGCTTTTGGAAAAGTTTATTGTTTTGGTCCAACTTTTAGAGCTGAAAAATCAAAAACAAGAAGACATTTAACAGAATTTTGGATGGTTGAGCCTGAGGTTGCGTTTTATGAACTTGAAGATATAATGAACCTTGCAGAGGAATTTGTTGAATATATCGTTGGAAGAGTTCTTGAAACAAGTAAAAAAGAATTTGAAATTCTTGAACGAAACACCGAGCCACTTGAAAAAATAAAACGACCTTTCCCAAGGATTTCTTATAATGAAGCAGTTGAAATTTTGAAGAAAAATGGCGTTGACTTTCAATGGGGCAATGACTTTGGCAACACAGATGAAACTATAATTTCTCAGCAGTTTGATAAACCCGTTATAGTTCATCACTATCCAGCTGCTGTTAAGGCGTTTTATATGAAGCGTGATCCCGATGACGAAACTTACGCGCTTGCCTTTGATATGCTTGCACCCGAAGGTTATGGTGAAATCATAGGTGGAAGTCAGAGAGAAGATGATTATGACACACTTTTAAAAAGAATTAAAGAGCATAATCTTCCCGTTGAGGCTTTTGATTGGTATCTTGACTTGAGAAAGTATGGCAGTGTTCCACATTCTGGATTTGGACTTGGTGTTGAAAGGACACTTGCTTGGATATGTGGACTTGACCATGTGAGGGAAACAATACCATTTCCAAGGATGATTTATAGAATAAAACCTTAA
- a CDS encoding dCTP deaminase, with the protein MILSDKRILEEIEKGNIVIDPFDINCLGTNSYDVHLGEWMAVYKNEILDAKIENELEYFKIPPEGIILYPNRLYLGVTLEYTETHGFVPFLEGKSSVGRLGIDIHSTAGKGDAGYCNHWTLEISVKQPVRIYAGMPIGQLIYFEISGEILTPYNKKKSAKYNQRSNKPIGSMMWKNFI; encoded by the coding sequence ATGATACTTAGCGATAAAAGAATACTTGAGGAAATTGAAAAAGGCAACATTGTAATTGACCCATTTGATATAAACTGCCTGGGGACAAATAGTTATGACGTTCATCTTGGCGAATGGATGGCGGTTTATAAAAACGAGATACTTGATGCGAAAATTGAAAACGAACTTGAATATTTTAAAATCCCGCCGGAAGGGATAATACTTTATCCAAACAGACTTTATCTTGGGGTCACGCTTGAATATACCGAAACGCATGGCTTTGTTCCATTTCTTGAGGGTAAGTCAAGCGTTGGACGACTTGGGATAGATATTCATTCAACCGCCGGCAAAGGCGACGCTGGATATTGCAACCATTGGACACTTGAAATCTCAGTCAAGCAACCTGTTAGAATTTATGCGGGAATGCCGATCGGACAATTGATCTACTTTGAAATCTCTGGTGAAATTCTAACACCATATAACAAAAAGAAAAGTGCAAAATATAATCAGCGTTCAAATAAACCGATCGGCTCAATGATGTGGAAGAATTTTATATAA
- a CDS encoding outer membrane protein assembly factor BamD, whose translation MLKTKYVAFLILPVMFFLIGCSSSKEIANLSAEDRFEIGKDKFDKRKYLDAIEDFKYILIQYPGSAVADDAQFYLAECYYNRGEYLLASSEYENLIRGYPSSEYVPMARYKLGLCYYNLSPKSQLDQTYTYKAIDALQGFIEYHPTSEFVQDAERKIHELINKLAKRDYETGIFYMKMEFYRAAMIYFDSIIERYPDSDYLERAYAGKIECLLKRENYSEVIKIAEEFERKFPSSDLIGKVRKIKEEAKFYVGKELRTGR comes from the coding sequence ATGCTGAAAACAAAATATGTTGCGTTTCTAATTTTACCTGTGATGTTTTTTCTCATAGGTTGCTCCTCCTCAAAAGAGATTGCTAATCTTTCTGCAGAGGACAGATTTGAAATCGGCAAAGATAAATTTGACAAGAGAAAATATCTTGATGCAATTGAGGACTTTAAGTATATCCTAATTCAATATCCAGGAAGTGCGGTTGCAGATGATGCCCAGTTTTATCTTGCGGAATGTTATTACAATCGTGGTGAGTATTTGCTTGCTTCATCTGAATATGAAAATCTCATAAGAGGTTATCCGTCAAGTGAATATGTTCCAATGGCAAGATATAAACTTGGTCTTTGCTATTATAATCTCTCTCCAAAATCACAGCTTGATCAGACATACACTTATAAAGCTATTGATGCTCTTCAAGGATTCATTGAGTATCATCCGACAAGTGAGTTTGTTCAAGATGCGGAAAGGAAGATCCATGAACTTATCAACAAGCTTGCGAAAAGAGATTATGAGACAGGTATATTTTATATGAAGATGGAATTTTACAGGGCAGCTATGATTTATTTTGATTCAATCATTGAGCGTTATCCAGATTCAGATTACCTTGAAAGGGCTTATGCGGGGAAGATTGAATGTCTATTGAAGAGGGAAAACTACAGTGAAGTAATAAAAATTGCGGAAGAGTTTGAGAGGAAATTCCCATCAAGTGATCTTATTGGTAAGGTGAGGAAAATAAAAGAAGAAGCTAAATTTTATGTTGGAAAAGAGTTGCGAACGGGGAGATAG
- a CDS encoding Heat shock protein. Metallo peptidase. MEROPS family M48B: MNNTLKTVFLMTLMTVLLLAVGSVIGGKSGVMIAFVFSLLMNFFSYWFSDKIVLAMYGAREVSEAEAPKLYSMVRRLTTKAGLPMPKVYIIPSLTPNAFATGRNPQNAAVAVTEGILRLLDEDELEGVLGHELAHIKHRDILTATIVATMVGAIVFLARMAQWSLFFFGGSRDRENNMNWIAELVLIIVAPIAAVLIQLAISRAREFAADEGGAKISGKPLALASALKKLARGVESIPMGNAKPETAHMFIVNPLRGEGILKLFSTHPPITERVKRLEKIAREMGVYY; encoded by the coding sequence ATGAACAACACCTTAAAAACCGTATTTTTGATGACATTAATGACAGTTCTTTTACTTGCGGTTGGAAGTGTGATAGGTGGGAAGTCTGGAGTTATGATAGCATTTGTTTTTTCATTGCTGATGAATTTCTTTTCGTATTGGTTTTCTGATAAAATTGTTCTTGCGATGTATGGTGCAAGGGAGGTTTCCGAGGCAGAGGCTCCGAAGTTATATTCAATGGTTCGGCGTTTAACTACGAAGGCTGGTCTTCCGATGCCAAAAGTTTATATTATACCAAGTTTAACTCCGAATGCATTTGCAACTGGAAGAAATCCACAAAACGCTGCCGTTGCTGTAACCGAGGGAATTTTGAGGCTTTTGGACGAGGATGAACTTGAAGGAGTTTTGGGTCATGAACTTGCCCACATTAAACATAGAGATATTTTAACTGCAACAATTGTTGCAACAATGGTTGGGGCTATAGTATTTCTTGCTCGTATGGCTCAATGGTCGCTTTTCTTTTTTGGTGGAAGCAGGGATAGAGAAAACAATATGAATTGGATAGCTGAGCTTGTTTTAATCATTGTTGCGCCGATAGCAGCTGTTTTAATTCAACTTGCTATTTCAAGGGCCAGAGAATTTGCGGCTGATGAGGGTGGTGCAAAAATTTCAGGAAAGCCCCTTGCTCTTGCAAGTGCTTTGAAAAAGCTTGCTCGTGGCGTTGAATCTATCCCTATGGGAAATGCTAAGCCCGAAACAGCGCATATGTTTATAGTAAATCCATTGCGTGGTGAGGGGATATTAAAGCTGTTCTCAACACATCCCCCGATCACCGAAAGAGTGAAGCGACTTGAAAAAATAGCACGTGAAATGGGAGTTTACTATTGA
- a CDS encoding PAS domain S-box-containing protein, translated as MKILIVDDVSESLELLKEVFETMGHAVLTASNGIEALKILEQEKVDAIISDVLMPKMDGFQLCREVKKIEFFKNVPFIFYTANYTDPEDEKFGLSLGADAYLVKPVDIQILINTVEKLLQKEKYQVSKIESIGDDVQYLREYNTILIRKLEDKMYELERANEMLRKMNEELQISHEQYKSLFENAGKPIFIVQPETWMVLDANDQAEALLKCTRDEILNLNFAKYKKFFQPLFKGVRVVNFETTMIDFEGTEKFVEMTANLIGYAHTSTIQVIVSDLTEKRKIQEELIQTEKLASLGRLSASIAHEIRNPLSAINVNLQFLLKKFPEGAQERKYLDLALEGVRRIEKIVEATLNFAKPSKPIVKEENINDVINATLPLVEISTLKKKIEIITKLEPNLPKVKIDFKQIQQVILNILTNAVDAIDNAGQIKIKSYREMENDMDYVVVSISDTGCGIPKDELTKIFEPFYTKKSDGTGLGLAISKQVMNQHDGKIEVESEVNRGTTFYLKFKVKQER; from the coding sequence ATGAAGATATTGATCGTTGACGATGTAAGCGAAAGCCTTGAACTTTTAAAGGAAGTTTTTGAAACTATGGGTCACGCTGTTTTAACCGCAAGCAACGGGATTGAAGCTCTTAAAATTCTTGAGCAAGAAAAGGTTGATGCCATAATTTCGGATGTTCTAATGCCAAAGATGGATGGATTTCAACTATGTAGAGAGGTGAAAAAAATTGAATTCTTTAAAAACGTCCCATTCATATTTTACACTGCAAATTACACCGACCCTGAAGATGAAAAATTCGGGCTTAGCCTTGGGGCGGATGCTTATTTAGTTAAACCGGTTGACATTCAAATTCTTATAAACACAGTTGAAAAACTGCTTCAAAAAGAGAAATACCAAGTTTCAAAAATTGAATCAATAGGTGACGATGTTCAATATCTGAGGGAATACAACACTATTTTAATTCGCAAGCTTGAGGATAAAATGTATGAGCTTGAGCGAGCAAACGAGATGTTAAGAAAAATGAACGAAGAGCTTCAAATTTCACACGAGCAGTATAAAAGCCTGTTTGAAAACGCAGGAAAGCCAATTTTTATCGTTCAACCAGAAACATGGATGGTCCTTGACGCAAACGATCAGGCGGAAGCCCTTTTGAAATGCACAAGGGATGAGATTTTAAATTTAAATTTTGCAAAGTATAAAAAATTTTTCCAGCCACTTTTTAAGGGCGTAAGGGTTGTTAATTTTGAAACGACCATGATTGATTTTGAAGGAACAGAAAAATTCGTTGAGATGACGGCTAATTTAATTGGCTACGCACATACAAGCACAATTCAAGTTATAGTTTCAGACCTAACGGAGAAAAGAAAAATTCAGGAAGAACTGATACAAACGGAAAAGCTTGCTTCGCTTGGGAGATTATCCGCATCAATTGCCCACGAGATAAGAAATCCGCTCTCTGCGATAAATGTTAATCTTCAATTTCTACTTAAAAAATTTCCAGAGGGAGCTCAAGAAAGAAAATATCTTGATCTTGCACTTGAAGGCGTTCGTAGAATTGAAAAAATAGTTGAGGCAACACTAAACTTTGCTAAGCCGAGTAAGCCAATCGTCAAAGAAGAAAACATAAACGATGTTATAAATGCAACTCTCCCACTTGTTGAAATATCAACGCTTAAGAAAAAAATTGAAATAATAACAAAACTTGAACCGAACCTTCCAAAAGTTAAAATTGACTTTAAGCAAATCCAGCAGGTCATACTAAACATATTGACAAATGCGGTTGATGCGATTGATAATGCTGGTCAAATAAAGATAAAGTCATATCGTGAAATGGAAAACGATATGGATTATGTTGTCGTTTCAATTTCTGATACTGGTTGTGGAATTCCAAAAGATGAGCTTACAAAAATTTTTGAACCATTCTACACAAAAAAAAGCGATGGCACAGGGCTTGGTCTCGCAATAAGCAAACAAGTTATGAACCAGCATGATGGAAAAATTGAAGTTGAAAGCGAAGTAAATCGTGGAACAACCTTTTATTTAAAATTTAAGGTAAAACAAGAGAGGTAG